From the Streptococcus oralis ATCC 35037 genome, one window contains:
- the atpB gene encoding F0F1 ATP synthase subunit A has translation MEESINPTINIGPVTFDLTMLAMTLLIVGVVFGFIYWASRNMTLKPKGKQNVLEYFYDFVIGFTEPNIGKSYMKDYSLFFLCLFLFMVLANNLGLMAKLQTTDGTNLWTSPTANLQFDLALSFGIILMTHIEGIRRRGIKKYLKAYITPGFMTPMNILEEFTNFLSLALRVFGNIFAGEVMASLLITLSHQALYWYPVAFGANLAWTAFSVFISCIQAYVFTMLSSMYLGNKINDGEE, from the coding sequence ATGGAAGAAAGTATCAATCCAACCATCAATATTGGTCCTGTTACCTTTGATTTAACCATGTTAGCCATGACCTTGTTGATTGTGGGAGTTGTTTTTGGCTTTATCTATTGGGCAAGTCGCAATATGACTTTGAAACCCAAAGGAAAGCAAAATGTACTTGAGTATTTCTATGACTTCGTTATTGGATTTACAGAACCTAACATTGGTAAAAGCTACATGAAAGACTACTCGCTCTTTTTCCTTTGTCTATTTCTATTTATGGTACTGGCAAATAACCTCGGTTTGATGGCCAAACTTCAAACTACAGATGGGACAAACCTTTGGACATCGCCAACTGCAAATCTCCAGTTTGACTTGGCCTTGTCATTTGGAATTATCCTGATGACCCATATTGAAGGGATTCGTCGCCGTGGGATTAAAAAATATCTAAAAGCCTATATCACACCTGGCTTTATGACTCCCATGAATATCTTAGAAGAGTTTACCAACTTTTTATCACTTGCCTTGCGGGTGTTCGGAAATATCTTTGCTGGAGAAGTGATGGCTAGTTTGCTAATCACTCTATCTCATCAAGCTCTATATTGGTATCCAGTTGCTTTTGGTGCTAACTTGGCTTGGACAGCCTTTTCTGTCTTTATTTCCTGCATCCAAGCCTATGTGTTTACCATGTTGTCTTCTATGTACTTAGGAAATAAGATAAATGATGGAGAAGAGTAG
- a CDS encoding lactonase family protein, translating into MKETVYFGTYTRRLSKGIYKADFDTETGQLADLELFAAEPSPTYLAFDQQQHIYTVGSQDGLGGIAAYKTDGALLNHVVEEGAPHCYVAVDEKRGLVYGANYHKGQVLVYKRQTDGSLIQTDLDQHRGQGPHENQTSPHVHFTDLTPDQYLVTCDLGTDEVTTYDVSPEGKLSKLHTYHGQAGAGARHIVFHHHYKIAYLICELNSTIEVLIYDGVGEFERMQVISTLPDGYEGFNATAAIRLSKDGKYLYASNRGHDSIAVYTILADGSLELLEIVPSHGKNPRDFDLTPDQEFLIAVHQDSDNATVFKRNPKSGRLAELSNDFHVPEAVCINFPH; encoded by the coding sequence ATGAAAGAAACTGTTTATTTTGGAACTTACACTCGTCGCTTATCTAAAGGGATTTACAAGGCAGATTTTGATACAGAAACAGGCCAGCTTGCAGATCTTGAACTCTTTGCTGCTGAACCAAGTCCGACCTACCTTGCCTTTGACCAACAGCAACACATATACACCGTAGGAAGCCAGGATGGCTTAGGTGGAATCGCTGCATACAAGACAGATGGCGCTTTGCTAAATCATGTGGTTGAAGAAGGCGCTCCCCATTGCTATGTGGCAGTGGATGAAAAACGTGGTCTCGTATACGGAGCTAACTACCACAAAGGCCAAGTTCTAGTTTATAAGCGCCAAACGGATGGTAGCCTCATCCAAACGGATCTAGATCAGCATAGAGGACAAGGCCCTCATGAAAACCAAACTTCTCCACATGTACACTTTACAGATCTAACACCTGACCAGTATCTCGTCACCTGTGATCTAGGTACAGATGAAGTAACGACCTACGATGTTAGTCCAGAAGGAAAACTAAGTAAGCTCCACACTTATCACGGCCAAGCTGGAGCAGGTGCTCGCCACATCGTTTTCCACCACCACTATAAGATTGCCTATCTCATCTGCGAACTTAATAGCACTATCGAGGTCTTGATTTATGATGGGGTCGGTGAATTTGAACGCATGCAAGTCATTTCAACCTTACCAGATGGATACGAAGGCTTCAATGCTACTGCTGCCATTCGTCTTTCAAAAGATGGCAAATACCTCTATGCATCTAACCGAGGTCATGATTCCATTGCAGTCTATACAATCCTCGCTGATGGTAGCTTGGAATTATTAGAGATTGTACCAAGTCATGGTAAAAATCCACGTGATTTCGACCTAACTCCTGATCAAGAGTTTCTCATTGCTGTTCATCAAGATTCTGATAACGCAACCGTCTTTAAACGCAATCCTAAAAGTGGTCGTCTTGCAGAACTTTCTAACGACTTTCATGTCCCTGAAGCAGTCTGCATCAACTTCCCACATTAA
- a CDS encoding tetratricopeptide repeat protein → MNNSQHMLQALDEQDLIKADQYFHKALETDSSEVLYELASYLEGIGFYPQAKEIYQKIVTEFPEVNLNLASIASEDGNVEEAFAYLEEITPESDWYVSALALKADLYQLEGLTDVAREKLLEALNYSDDPLLVFGLAELDSELGNYQEAIQGYAQLDNRSIYEQTGVSTYQRIGYAYAQLGKFEAATEFLEKALELEYDDQTAFELASLYFDQEEYQKSVLYFKQIDTISPDFEGYEYGYSQALHKEHQVEEALRIAKQGLEKNPFETRLLLAASQFSYELHDPSSAEQFLLTAKEDAEDTEEIFLRLATIYMEQERYEDIIALQSQEPENLLTKWMIARSYQEIEDLDKAYELYQELSLDLKDNPEFLEQYTYLLRELGYFEEAKVQAEAYLKLVPDDVQMQELIETL, encoded by the coding sequence GTGAACAATAGTCAACACATGCTCCAGGCTTTGGATGAACAGGATTTAATCAAAGCGGATCAGTATTTTCACAAAGCCCTCGAAACAGATTCAAGTGAAGTTCTTTACGAACTAGCAAGCTATCTAGAGGGAATTGGCTTTTATCCTCAAGCAAAAGAAATTTACCAAAAAATCGTTACAGAATTTCCAGAAGTGAATCTGAATTTAGCAAGTATTGCTAGTGAGGATGGCAATGTTGAGGAAGCCTTTGCTTACCTTGAGGAAATCACACCCGAAAGTGACTGGTACGTGTCGGCTTTGGCCTTGAAGGCTGACCTCTATCAGTTGGAAGGATTGACAGATGTAGCGCGTGAAAAGTTACTGGAAGCCCTAAACTACTCAGACGATCCCTTATTAGTTTTTGGTTTGGCTGAGTTGGATAGTGAGTTAGGAAATTATCAGGAAGCTATTCAGGGTTATGCTCAATTAGACAATCGCTCCATCTATGAGCAAACGGGTGTCTCAACCTATCAACGAATTGGCTACGCTTATGCCCAGTTAGGCAAGTTTGAAGCTGCAACTGAATTCTTAGAAAAAGCTTTAGAATTAGAATACGATGACCAAACTGCCTTTGAACTGGCTAGTCTTTACTTTGACCAAGAAGAGTATCAAAAATCTGTTCTTTACTTTAAGCAGATTGATACCATTTCACCTGACTTTGAAGGATATGAATATGGTTATAGTCAAGCTTTGCATAAGGAACATCAGGTGGAAGAGGCCCTTCGTATCGCTAAACAAGGTTTGGAGAAAAATCCATTTGAAACTCGGCTCTTACTGGCTGCTTCTCAGTTTTCGTATGAATTGCATGATCCTAGTAGTGCAGAGCAATTTCTCCTTACTGCCAAAGAAGATGCAGAGGATACAGAAGAAATTTTCCTTCGCCTTGCAACCATTTATATGGAACAAGAGCGGTACGAAGATATCATCGCTCTCCAAAGTCAAGAGCCTGAAAATCTCTTGACCAAGTGGATGATTGCCCGTTCTTACCAGGAAATCGAGGATTTAGATAAGGCCTATGAGCTCTATCAGGAACTATCGCTTGATCTCAAGGATAATCCTGAATTTCTGGAGCAGTATACTTATCTTTTGCGTGAATTGGGATATTTTGAAGAAGCCAAAGTGCAAGCTGAAGCTTATTTAAAACTCGTTCCAGATGATGTCCAAATGCAAGAACTCATAGAGACACTTTAA
- a CDS encoding F0F1 ATP synthase subunit delta, translating to MDKKTAKVIEKYSMPFVQLVIEKGEEDRIFSDLDQIKQVAEETGLPSFLAQVAVDESDKEKTVGFFQDSVSPLMQNFIQVLIYNHRANLFYDIIVDCLNRLERETNQFIVTISSAHPLTDEQKERLLPLIEKKMSLKVRSIKEQIDEGLIGGFVIFANHKTIDVSIKQQLRVVKENLK from the coding sequence ATGGACAAGAAAACAGCAAAGGTAATTGAAAAATACAGCATGCCTTTTGTCCAATTAGTGATTGAAAAAGGAGAAGAGGACCGGATTTTTTCAGACTTGGATCAAATCAAGCAAGTCGCAGAAGAAACGGGCTTACCTTCTTTTTTAGCTCAGGTGGCAGTTGATGAGTCTGATAAGGAAAAAACAGTTGGTTTCTTTCAAGACTCTGTCTCACCTTTAATGCAAAACTTTATTCAGGTTCTGATTTACAATCACAGAGCAAATCTTTTTTATGATATCATTGTTGATTGTTTGAATCGTCTTGAAAGAGAAACCAATCAGTTTATAGTCACGATTTCTTCAGCTCATCCTTTAACAGATGAACAGAAGGAACGTTTGCTTCCCTTGATAGAGAAAAAAATGTCTCTGAAAGTACGGAGTATTAAAGAACAAATTGATGAAGGGCTCATTGGTGGTTTTGTCATTTTTGCTAATCACAAGACAATTGATGTGAGTATTAAACAACAACTTCGAGTTGTTAAAGAAAATTTGAAATAG
- a CDS encoding F0F1 ATP synthase subunit gamma — MAVSLNDIKTKIASTKNTSQITNAMQMVSAAKLGRSEEAARNFQVYAQKVRKLLTDILHGNGSGGSTNPMLISRPVKKTGYIVITSDRGLVGGYNASILKAVMELKEEYHPDGKDFEIICIGGMGADFFKARGIQPIYELRGLADQPSFDEVRKIISKTIEMYQNELFDELYVCYNHHVNTLTSQMRVEQMLPIVDLDPNEADEEYSLTFELETSRDEILEQLLPQYAESMIYGAIIDAKTAENAAGMTAMQTATDNAKKVINDLTIQYNRARQAAITQEITEIVAGASALE, encoded by the coding sequence ATGGCAGTATCTCTAAATGATATTAAAACAAAAATCGCCTCAACCAAAAATACTAGTCAAATCACTAATGCCATGCAAATGGTATCGGCTGCCAAGTTAGGTCGCTCTGAAGAAGCAGCGCGCAACTTCCAAGTTTACGCTCAGAAGGTTCGTAAGCTTTTGACGGATATTCTGCATGGTAACGGATCTGGTGGTTCAACCAATCCGATGCTCATCAGTCGCCCAGTTAAGAAAACAGGCTATATCGTTATTACTTCAGACCGTGGCTTGGTTGGAGGTTATAATGCTTCCATCCTTAAAGCTGTTATGGAGTTGAAAGAAGAATACCATCCAGATGGTAAAGATTTTGAGATAATTTGTATCGGTGGTATGGGAGCTGATTTCTTTAAGGCTCGTGGTATTCAGCCAATCTATGAACTACGTGGCTTGGCAGATCAACCTAGTTTTGATGAAGTTCGTAAAATTATTTCAAAAACGATTGAGATGTACCAAAACGAACTTTTTGATGAATTGTACGTCTGCTACAACCATCATGTCAATACTCTCACAAGTCAAATGCGTGTGGAACAAATGCTTCCGATTGTTGACTTGGATCCAAATGAAGCGGATGAAGAGTATAGCTTGACATTTGAGTTGGAAACGAGCCGTGATGAGATTCTAGAGCAGTTGTTGCCACAGTATGCCGAAAGTATGATTTACGGGGCTATTATCGATGCCAAGACAGCTGAGAATGCTGCAGGTATGACCGCCATGCAAACGGCGACTGATAATGCCAAAAAGGTCATCAATGATTTGACAATCCAGTATAACCGTGCTAGACAGGCGGCGATTACACAAGAAATTACAGAAATCGTAGCGGGGGCTAGTGCCTTAGAATAA
- the atpF gene encoding F0F1 ATP synthase subunit B, which produces MHVTVGELIGNFILIAGSFILLIVLVKKYAWSNLTSVFEERANKIAADIDGAEQARQKAETLAQKREDELAGSRNEAKTIIENAKETAEKSKADILADAKVEAGRLKEKANQEIAQNKAEALQSVKGEVADLTVSLAGKIISKNLDSHAHKELIDQYIDQLGEA; this is translated from the coding sequence ATGCACGTAACAGTAGGTGAATTAATTGGTAACTTTATTTTAATCGCTGGCTCTTTTATCCTTTTGATTGTCTTAGTTAAGAAATATGCGTGGTCAAACTTGACAAGTGTCTTCGAAGAAAGGGCAAATAAAATTGCTGCTGATATTGATGGAGCTGAACAAGCTCGTCAAAAAGCAGAAACTCTTGCTCAAAAACGTGAAGATGAATTGGCTGGAAGTCGCAACGAGGCCAAAACAATCATTGAAAATGCTAAAGAGACTGCAGAAAAGAGTAAAGCAGATATTCTGGCAGATGCTAAAGTAGAAGCAGGTCGCTTAAAAGAGAAGGCGAATCAAGAAATTGCTCAGAATAAAGCTGAGGCTTTGCAAAGTGTTAAGGGCGAGGTGGCAGATTTGACCGTTAGTCTCGCTGGTAAAATCATCTCAAAAAACCTTGACAGTCATGCTCATAAGGAACTCATTGATCAGTATATCGATCAGCTAGGAGAAGCCTAA
- the atpD gene encoding F0F1 ATP synthase subunit beta yields the protein MSSGKIAQVIGPVVDVLFAAGETLPEINNALVVYKNDERKTKIVLEVALELGDGMVRTIAMESTDGLTRGMEVLDTGRPISVPVGKETLGRVFNVLGDTIDLDAPFAEDAERQPIHKKAPTFDELSTSSEILETGIKVIDLLAPYLKGGKVGLFGGAGVGKTVLIQELIHNIAQEHGGISVFTGVGERTREGNDLYWEMKESGVIEKTAMVFGQMNEPPGARMRVALTGLTIAEYFRDVEGQDVLLFIDNIFRFTQAGSEVSALLGRMPSAVGYQPTLATEMGQLQERITSTKKGSVTSIQAIYVPADDYTDPAPATAFAHLDSTTNLERKLVQLGIYPAVDPLASSSRALAPEIVGEEHYAVAAEVKRVLQRYHELQDIIAILGMDELSDEEKTLVARARRIQFFLSQNFNVAEQFTGQPGSYVPVAETVRGFKEILEGKHDQLPEDAFRGVGSIEDVIAKAEKMGF from the coding sequence ATGAGTTCAGGTAAAATTGCTCAGGTTATCGGACCCGTTGTAGATGTCTTGTTTGCAGCAGGGGAAACACTTCCTGAGATTAATAATGCACTTGTCGTCTACAAAAATGACGAAAGAAAAACAAAAATCGTCCTTGAAGTAGCCTTGGAGTTGGGTGATGGTATGGTCCGTACGATCGCCATGGAATCAACAGATGGTTTGACTCGTGGAATGGAAGTTTTGGACACAGGCCGTCCAATCTCTGTACCAGTAGGTAAAGAAACTTTGGGACGTGTCTTCAACGTTTTGGGAGATACTATTGACTTGGATGCTCCTTTCGCTGAAGACGCTGAGCGTCAGCCAATTCATAAGAAAGCTCCAACTTTTGATGAATTGTCTACCTCATCTGAAATCTTGGAAACAGGGATTAAGGTTATCGACCTTCTTGCCCCTTACCTTAAAGGTGGGAAAGTTGGACTCTTCGGTGGTGCCGGAGTTGGTAAAACTGTCTTGATCCAAGAGTTGATTCACAACATTGCCCAAGAACATGGTGGTATTTCAGTATTTACCGGTGTTGGAGAACGTACCCGTGAGGGGAACGACCTTTACTGGGAAATGAAAGAATCAGGCGTTATCGAGAAAACAGCCATGGTATTTGGTCAGATGAATGAGCCACCTGGAGCACGTATGCGTGTTGCTCTTACTGGTTTGACAATCGCCGAATACTTCCGTGATGTAGAAGGCCAAGATGTGCTTCTCTTTATCGACAATATCTTCCGTTTCACTCAAGCTGGTTCAGAAGTATCTGCCCTTTTGGGTCGGATGCCTTCAGCCGTTGGTTACCAACCAACACTTGCTACGGAAATGGGTCAATTGCAAGAACGTATCACATCAACTAAGAAGGGTTCTGTAACCTCTATCCAGGCTATCTATGTGCCAGCGGATGACTACACTGACCCTGCGCCAGCAACAGCTTTCGCTCACTTGGATTCAACAACAAACTTGGAACGTAAGTTGGTACAGTTGGGTATCTACCCGGCCGTTGACCCTCTAGCTTCAAGCTCACGCGCCTTGGCACCTGAGATTGTTGGTGAGGAGCACTACGCAGTTGCTGCTGAGGTTAAACGTGTCCTTCAACGTTACCATGAATTGCAAGATATCATTGCTATCCTTGGTATGGATGAACTTTCTGATGAAGAAAAGACTTTGGTTGCACGTGCCCGTCGTATCCAGTTCTTCTTGTCTCAAAACTTTAACGTTGCCGAACAATTTACTGGTCAACCTGGTTCTTATGTGCCAGTAGCGGAAACAGTTCGTGGCTTTAAGGAAATCCTTGAAGGAAAACATGACCAGTTACCAGAAGATGCCTTCCGTGGTGTCGGTTCAATCGAAGACGTCATTGCTAAGGCAGAAAAAATGGGATTTTAA
- a CDS encoding F0F1 ATP synthase subunit epsilon — translation MAHLTVQIVTPDGLVYDHHASFVSVRTLDGEMGILPRHENMIAVLAVDEVKVKRIDDDTHVNWIAVNGGIIEIANDIITIVADSAERARDIDISRAERAKLRAEREIEEAHDKHLIDQERRAKIALQRAINRINVGNRL, via the coding sequence ATGGCTCATTTAACTGTCCAGATCGTGACACCAGATGGCCTCGTCTATGATCACCATGCCAGCTTTGTATCGGTACGAACTCTGGATGGTGAGATGGGGATCTTGCCACGACATGAAAATATGATTGCGGTTTTAGCGGTTGATGAAGTGAAGGTAAAACGTATCGATGATGATACTCATGTGAACTGGATTGCAGTGAACGGAGGAATTATCGAGATTGCCAATGACATCATTACTATTGTAGCAGACTCAGCAGAACGTGCTCGTGATATCGATATCAGTCGTGCTGAACGTGCAAAACTTCGCGCTGAACGAGAAATCGAAGAAGCCCATGACAAGCATTTGATTGACCAAGAGCGTCGTGCAAAAATCGCATTGCAACGTGCTATCAACCGTATCAATGTCGGAAATAGACTATAA
- the atpA gene encoding F0F1 ATP synthase subunit alpha yields MAINAQEISALIKQQIENFKPNFDVSETGVVTYIGDGIARAHGLENAMSGELLIFENGSYGMAQNLESTDVGIIILGDFTDIREGDTIRRTGKIMEVPVGDSLIGRVVDPLGRPVDGLGDIHTDKTRPVEAPAPGVMQRKSVSEPLQTGLKAIDALVPIGRGQRELIIGDRQTGKTTIAIDTILNQKGQDMICIYVAIGQKESTVRTQVETLRQYGALDYTIVVTASASQPSPLLFLAPYAGVAMAEEFMYQGKHVLIVYDDLSKQAVAYRELSLLLRRPPGREAFPGDVFYLHSRLLERSAKVSDELGGGSITALPFIETQAGDISAYIATNVISITDGQIFLGDGLFNAGIRPAIDAGSSVSRVGGSAQIKAMKKVAGTLRIDLASYRELEAFTKFGSDLDAATQAKLNRGRRTVEVLKQPVHKPLPVEKQVTILYALTHGFLDTIPVDDIVRFEEEFHAFFDAHYPEILETIRETKDLPEEAVLDAAITEFLNQSSFQ; encoded by the coding sequence TTGGCAATTAACGCACAAGAAATCAGCGCTTTAATTAAGCAACAAATTGAAAATTTCAAACCCAATTTTGATGTGTCTGAAACAGGTGTTGTAACCTATATCGGGGACGGAATTGCGCGTGCTCACGGTCTTGAAAATGCCATGAGTGGAGAGTTGTTGATCTTTGAAAACGGCTCTTATGGGATGGCGCAAAACTTGGAGTCTACAGACGTTGGGATTATCATTCTTGGAGACTTTACAGATATTCGTGAAGGTGATACCATTCGCCGTACAGGTAAAATCATGGAAGTACCTGTGGGGGACAGCCTAATCGGACGTGTTGTCGACCCACTTGGTCGTCCAGTTGATGGTCTTGGTGACATCCATACTGACAAAACTCGTCCAGTAGAAGCGCCAGCTCCTGGTGTTATGCAACGTAAGTCTGTATCAGAACCATTACAAACAGGTTTGAAAGCTATTGACGCCCTTGTACCGATTGGTCGTGGTCAACGTGAGTTGATTATCGGTGACCGTCAGACAGGGAAAACAACCATTGCGATTGATACGATCCTGAACCAAAAAGGTCAAGATATGATCTGTATCTACGTAGCGATTGGACAAAAAGAATCAACAGTTCGTACGCAAGTAGAAACACTTCGTCAGTACGGTGCCTTGGACTACACAATCGTTGTGACAGCCTCTGCTTCACAACCATCTCCATTGCTCTTCCTAGCTCCTTATGCTGGAGTTGCTATGGCAGAAGAGTTTATGTACCAAGGCAAGCATGTTTTGATTGTTTATGATGATCTTTCAAAACAAGCGGTCGCTTATCGTGAACTTTCCCTCTTGCTTCGTCGTCCACCAGGTCGTGAAGCCTTCCCAGGGGATGTTTTCTACCTTCACAGCCGTTTACTTGAGCGCTCAGCTAAAGTTTCTGATGAACTTGGTGGTGGATCTATTACAGCCCTACCATTTATCGAGACACAAGCAGGAGATATCTCTGCCTATATCGCAACCAACGTGATCTCTATCACTGACGGACAAATCTTCCTTGGTGATGGTCTCTTCAATGCGGGTATTCGTCCAGCCATTGATGCGGGTTCATCTGTATCCCGTGTAGGTGGTTCGGCACAGATTAAAGCCATGAAGAAAGTTGCTGGTACACTTCGTATCGACCTTGCTTCATACCGTGAGTTGGAAGCCTTCACTAAGTTTGGTTCTGACTTGGATGCAGCAACACAGGCTAAGTTAAACCGTGGACGTCGTACTGTGGAAGTATTGAAACAACCTGTTCATAAACCACTACCTGTTGAGAAACAAGTAACCATTCTCTATGCTTTGACACATGGTTTCTTGGATACGATTCCTGTAGATGACATTGTTCGTTTTGAGGAAGAGTTCCATGCTTTCTTTGATGCTCATTATCCAGAGATTTTGGAAACCATTCGTGAAACAAAAGACTTGCCAGAAGAAGCAGTCTTGGATGCTGCGATTACAGAGTTTCTCAATCAATCCAGCTTCCAATAA
- a CDS encoding F0F1 ATP synthase subunit C, which produces MNLTFFGLCLACMGVSLAEGMLMNGLFKSAARQPDIIPQLRSLMIMGIAFIEGTFLVTLVFSFVIK; this is translated from the coding sequence ATGAATTTAACATTTTTCGGTCTTTGTCTTGCCTGTATGGGTGTATCTCTTGCAGAAGGTATGTTGATGAACGGTTTGTTCAAATCAGCAGCTCGCCAACCAGACATCATCCCACAATTACGTAGCTTAATGATCATGGGGATTGCCTTTATTGAAGGAACGTTCTTGGTTACCCTCGTCTTTTCATTCGTCATCAAATAG
- a CDS encoding AI-2E family transporter has protein sequence MEHKEKHFSLSWFFKWFLDNKAITVFLVTLLLGLNIFILSKISFIFLPVLDFLGVVMLPVILSGLLYYLLNPIVDWMEKHKINRVLAISIVFVIIGLFIIWGLAVAIPNLQRQVLNFAKNVPTYLEDADKVINDLVTKRLPDDFRPQLEQVLSNVSSEATMWASKISSQAVNWVSAFISSVSQVIVAVIIVPFMLFYLLRDGKGLRDYLTKFIPNKLKEPVGQVLSDVNKQLSNYVRGQVTVAIIVAIMFIIFFKIIGLRYAVTLGITAGILNLVPYLGSFLAMLPALVLGLIAGPVMLLKVIIVFIVEQTIEGRFVSPLILGSQLNIHPINVLFVLLTSGSMFGIWGVLLGIPVYASAKVVISAIFNWYKKVSGLYEEEGEEIKSEQ, from the coding sequence ATGGAACATAAAGAGAAACATTTTAGCCTATCTTGGTTTTTTAAGTGGTTTTTAGATAATAAAGCCATCACTGTATTTTTAGTAACCTTGTTACTGGGGCTAAACATTTTTATTCTAAGTAAGATTAGTTTTATCTTTTTACCGGTATTGGACTTTTTAGGGGTTGTCATGTTGCCAGTTATTTTATCTGGTTTACTTTATTACCTCCTCAATCCGATTGTGGACTGGATGGAGAAGCACAAGATCAATCGTGTTCTTGCCATTAGTATTGTTTTTGTCATTATCGGACTCTTTATCATTTGGGGATTGGCAGTCGCAATTCCTAATCTGCAACGTCAAGTCTTAAATTTTGCGAAGAATGTGCCGACATACCTGGAAGATGCTGATAAGGTGATCAATGACCTTGTAACCAAACGCTTGCCAGATGATTTTAGACCACAGTTGGAGCAGGTTCTTTCCAATGTTTCTAGTGAGGCGACCATGTGGGCCAGCAAAATCTCTTCTCAAGCTGTTAACTGGGTTAGCGCCTTTATCAGTAGCGTTTCCCAGGTCATTGTTGCGGTTATTATCGTACCCTTCATGCTCTTTTATCTTTTGAGAGATGGGAAAGGTCTACGAGACTATTTGACTAAGTTTATCCCAAACAAGTTAAAAGAACCTGTCGGACAAGTTTTGTCAGATGTTAATAAACAGTTGTCAAACTATGTTAGAGGGCAGGTTACAGTTGCTATTATCGTGGCAATTATGTTTATTATCTTCTTTAAGATTATTGGTCTCAGATATGCTGTGACTCTGGGGATCACGGCTGGTATCCTCAATCTAGTACCTTACCTGGGTAGTTTTCTTGCCATGTTGCCTGCTTTGGTTTTGGGCTTGATAGCAGGACCTGTGATGCTTTTGAAAGTGATTATTGTCTTTATTGTTGAACAAACGATTGAAGGTCGCTTCGTTTCTCCGCTTATTTTAGGTAGTCAGCTAAACATCCATCCAATCAATGTCCTATTTGTTCTCCTAACTTCAGGTTCTATGTTTGGTATTTGGGGAGTCTTGCTGGGAATTCCTGTCTATGCTTCTGCCAAGGTCGTTATCTCAGCTATCTTTAACTGGTATAAAAAAGTCAGCGGTTTGTATGAAGAAGAAGGGGAGGAAATCAAGAGTGAACAATAG